The genomic segment CCGTCGTGCTGTCCTCGGGCTTCGGCGAGGTCGACGACGACGGCCGCACCCTCCAGGCGGAGCTGCTGGCGACCGCGCGCGCGGCCGGCCTCAGGCTCGTCGGGCCGAACTGCATGGGCGTGTACTCGGCGCCGGCGCGGCTCAACGGCACGTACTTCTGGGACCTGCCTCGCCTGAGCGGCGGAATCAGCATCGTGTCGCAGAGCGGGGCCTATGGCGGCCTGATCCTCCGGCACCTGGGCAACCGCCGCCTCGGCGTCGCGCGCTTCCTGTCCATCGGCAACCAGGTCGACGTGGACGTCACCGAGGTGATCGAGTACCTGGCCGATGACCCCGCCACCACGCTGATCGCCTGCTTCGTCGAGGCGCTCCGTGGCGGACGGCGCTTCGTGGAGGTGGCGAGCCGGGCCACGGGGCGCAAGCCCGTGGTCGTCCTCAAGGCGGGCCGCTCGGACGCCGGGCGGCGGGCCGCCGGCTCCCACACCGGCTCGCTGGCCGGCTCCTACGACGTCTTCCGCGCCGCCTGCCTGCGCGCGCGGGTCGTGCTCGCCGACGAGACGGAAGAGTTTTTCGACGCCATCGAGACACTCCTCGTCGCGGGTCGCCGCCGCCCGGAAGCGCCCCGCGTGGCCGTCATCACCGTGTCAGGCGGGCCGTCCGTGGTGGCGGCGGACTGCGCCGAGCGCTCGGGCCTCACGGTGCCGCCGCTGGGGGACGCCGCGCGCGCGGCCCTGCGCGCGCTGCTGCCGCCCTTCGCCGCCGTGGGCAATCCGGTGGACTTCACGCCGCAGGTCGAGCCGGCCCGCATCGCGGCGGCCGTGAGAACCGTGTTCGACCTGTCCGAGGTGTCCGGCGCCATCGCGGTGAACGTCGGCCTCGACATCCCCGAGTTCGCCGACTCCGTTGTTCGCGCGGTGGCGGACACCGGCAAGCCGGCGGTGGCGTTCACCGCGGATGCGCCCGGCATCGCGGAGCGCTTCAAGGCGGGCGGCGTCCCGGTGCTGCCGAGCCCCGAGCGCGCGGTCCGCGCGTGGCGGGCGCTCTGGCAGGCGCGGCGGTGGACCGCCTGCGGGTCCATCCACGTCGCCCCGTTGCCGGCCGACGTCGAGGAGGCCATCGAGACGGGCCAGGGGCCGCTGCCGTACGCGCTGGCCCGCCGGGCGCTGGAGGCGTACGGCATCCGCTTTTGTCGGGAGGCCATCGTCGAGACGGACGCCGAAGCCGTCGCGGCGGCGGAGCGCATCGGTTATCCGGTGGTGGTGAAGGCCGACGCCCCCGGGCTCACGCACAAGACCGACGTGGGCGGCGTGCGTCTGGACGTGCGTGATGCCCCCGCCGTGCGCCGGGCGTGCACGGAGCTGCGCGCCGGGGCGGGCGCCGAGCGCTTCGTCGTCCAGGAGCGCGTGGGGCCGGGAGTGGAACTGCTGATCGGGGCGCGGCGCGATCCCGTGTTCGGCCCCGTGGTCGCCTTTGGCGCCGGCGGCGCGCTCACCGAGGTGATGGGCGACGTCTCGGTCCGGCTGGCGCCCCCGGCCGAGGGCGAGGCGGAGGCGATGCTCGACGAGGGGCGCCGGGCGCGGCTGCTGGCGGGTCCCCGGGGCCTGCCGCCCGTCGAGCGGGCGGGGCTCGTCGACGCCATCGAGTCGGTGGGGACGCTCATCTTCGACCAGCGGCGCATCCGGGAGATCGACGTCAATCCCCTCATCGCCGCCGGCGCCGATCTGGTCGCCGTGGACGCCCTCGTCATCGTGGGAGACAGCCATGAGGGATGACTTCGACCTGAGCGACGAGCAGCGCATGATCCGCGATCTGGCCCGGAAGGTGGCACGGGAGAAGATCGCGCCGCACGCCGCCGACGTCGACGAGCGCGAGCGCTATCCCCAGGAGGCCATCCGCGCCCTCATGGAAGCCGGCCTCTACGGCATCTGGGTGCCGGAGGGGCATGGCGGCAGCGACATGGGGTGTCTCGCGCTCGCGCTCGTCTGCGAAGAGATCGCCTGGGCCTGCGCGGCGTCGGCCACCCAGTACCTCGATCAGCCACTGGGGGGGCTCCCCATCCTCCATTTCGGGAGCGACGAACAGAAGAAGAAGTACCTGCCCCGGCTGGGCACCGGCGAGATGCTGGCCGCCTACTCGCTCTCGGAGCCCGAGGCGGGCTCGGACGCGGCGGGGCTCAAGACGACGGCGGTGCGTCAGGGTGACGCCTACGTGCTCAACGGCTCCAAGCAGTGGTGCACCAACGGCGACCACGCCGATGTCCTCTGTGTGTTCGCGACGGTGGATCCCTCCAAGCGCGCCAAGGGGGTGACCGCCTTCCTCGTCGAAAAGGGCACAGCGGGCTTCTCCGTCGGCAAGAAGGAAAGGAAGATGGGCATCCGCGGCTCGCCCACGGTTGCGCTGCACTTCAACGATTGTCGGATATCGGTCGAGCAGCGACTGGGCGGGGAGGGCGAGGGCTTCACGATCGCCATGGCGACGCTCGATACCACGCGGCCGGCCACCGGCGCCATGGCCGTCGGCATCGCCCAGGCGGCCCTCGACGCCGCCGTCGCCTACGCCAAGGACCGGCGCCAGTTCGGCCAGCGCATCGCGGACTTTCAGGGGATCCAGTTCATGCTGGCCGACATGGCCATGCAGGTTCACGCCGCGCGCCTGATGGTCCGCCACGCCGCCCGGCAGGTGGACGCCGGGATCCGAGGCAACACCTACGAGGCGTCGATGGCCAAGTGCTGGGCGGGCGACGCCGCCATGAAGGTGGCCACCGACGC from the Candidatus Methylomirabilota bacterium genome contains:
- a CDS encoding acyl-CoA dehydrogenase family protein, translating into MRDDFDLSDEQRMIRDLARKVAREKIAPHAADVDERERYPQEAIRALMEAGLYGIWVPEGHGGSDMGCLALALVCEEIAWACAASATQYLDQPLGGLPILHFGSDEQKKKYLPRLGTGEMLAAYSLSEPEAGSDAAGLKTTAVRQGDAYVLNGSKQWCTNGDHADVLCVFATVDPSKRAKGVTAFLVEKGTAGFSVGKKERKMGIRGSPTVALHFNDCRISVEQRLGGEGEGFTIAMATLDTTRPATGAMAVGIAQAALDAAVAYAKDRRQFGQRIADFQGIQFMLADMAMQVHAARLMVRHAARQVDAGIRGNTYEASMAKCWAGDAAMKVATDAVQVFGGYGYTREFPVERFMRDAKIMQIYEGTNQIQRVIIARELLGG
- a CDS encoding acetate--CoA ligase family protein is translated as MGMTGALEPLFTPRALAVLGVSRHPAKLGHRLLQNVKESGYPGAVYPVHPSGEPILGYATVRGIEAVPEGIDLALVSLPASAVPEAIKALAARGAKTAVVLSSGFGEVDDDGRTLQAELLATARAAGLRLVGPNCMGVYSAPARLNGTYFWDLPRLSGGISIVSQSGAYGGLILRHLGNRRLGVARFLSIGNQVDVDVTEVIEYLADDPATTLIACFVEALRGGRRFVEVASRATGRKPVVVLKAGRSDAGRRAAGSHTGSLAGSYDVFRAACLRARVVLADETEEFFDAIETLLVAGRRRPEAPRVAVITVSGGPSVVAADCAERSGLTVPPLGDAARAALRALLPPFAAVGNPVDFTPQVEPARIAAAVRTVFDLSEVSGAIAVNVGLDIPEFADSVVRAVADTGKPAVAFTADAPGIAERFKAGGVPVLPSPERAVRAWRALWQARRWTACGSIHVAPLPADVEEAIETGQGPLPYALARRALEAYGIRFCREAIVETDAEAVAAAERIGYPVVVKADAPGLTHKTDVGGVRLDVRDAPAVRRACTELRAGAGAERFVVQERVGPGVELLIGARRDPVFGPVVAFGAGGALTEVMGDVSVRLAPPAEGEAEAMLDEGRRARLLAGPRGLPPVERAGLVDAIESVGTLIFDQRRIREIDVNPLIAAGADLVAVDALVIVGDSHEG